In a single window of the Frondihabitans peucedani genome:
- a CDS encoding helix-turn-helix transcriptional regulator, which yields MSGGPALPGREPSGPEPGAVELRRVGGTDLDEAVTRFHEEYAISRLRVRRTDVDFSWEHTSRGTPLITLRTSWFGGVIGGVTHDSDVLVVLWNSRGSSVVRGESGEVRISENEPILLPFLGPTAFEHHETAQNLLHLDRPLFNGIAAEFGALDQVLSDQGPRRLLQGHGPSWSRAVRALRSSVFSADRLSPVAEMVLAQTAATAILRHFYGVDGAVDAALGPRSRAGDRIREYLHAHPDLPTTTPDLAELIGMTPRAVQLIMRSETGLTPTGYLKMVRLREVRRGLQDRSPGESIADVANRWGFFHLGRFASAYRQRFGESPRDTRRR from the coding sequence GTGAGCGGCGGCCCAGCGCTCCCGGGCAGGGAGCCCTCTGGCCCGGAACCCGGCGCAGTCGAGCTGCGCCGCGTCGGAGGCACCGACCTCGACGAGGCGGTCACGCGGTTCCACGAGGAGTACGCGATCAGCCGCCTCCGGGTGCGACGCACCGACGTCGACTTCTCCTGGGAGCACACCAGCCGCGGCACACCCCTGATCACCCTCCGCACGTCGTGGTTCGGCGGCGTCATCGGCGGTGTCACGCACGACTCCGACGTCCTCGTCGTCCTGTGGAACTCCCGCGGGTCGAGCGTCGTCCGCGGGGAGTCGGGCGAGGTCAGGATCAGCGAGAACGAGCCGATCCTGCTGCCCTTCCTGGGGCCTACCGCGTTCGAGCACCACGAGACCGCGCAGAACCTCCTGCACCTCGACCGCCCGCTGTTCAACGGCATCGCGGCGGAGTTCGGCGCCCTCGACCAGGTGCTGTCGGACCAGGGCCCCCGGCGGCTCCTCCAAGGACACGGGCCCTCCTGGTCGCGGGCGGTCCGGGCCCTCCGCTCGAGCGTCTTCTCGGCCGACCGGCTGTCTCCGGTCGCGGAGATGGTGCTCGCGCAGACGGCCGCGACCGCGATCCTGCGCCACTTCTACGGTGTCGACGGCGCAGTCGATGCGGCCCTCGGCCCCCGGTCTCGCGCGGGCGACAGGATCCGGGAGTACCTGCACGCCCACCCCGACCTGCCCACCACGACACCGGACCTCGCCGAGCTCATCGGCATGACCCCTCGGGCCGTCCAGCTGATCATGCGGAGCGAGACGGGACTCACCCCGACGGGCTACCTGAAGATGGTGCGGCTCCGCGAGGTGAGACGCGGCCTTCAGGACCGATCGCCCGGCGAGAGCATCGCCGACGTGGCGAACCGCTGGGGCTTCTTCCACCTCGGCCGGTTCGCGAGCGCGTACCGGCAGCGGTTCGGCGAGAGCCCGCGCGACACCCGGCGCCGGTGA
- a CDS encoding alpha/beta hydrolase, which translates to MGTITTSDGTEIFYKDWGTGQPIVFSHGWPLSADDWDTQMMFFLAQGYRVIAHDRRGHGRSTQTSDGHDMDHYAADLRALTEHLDLHDAIHVGHSTGGGEVAHYIGQYGEDRVARAILISAVPPIMVQTESNPGGLPKSVFDGLQEQVATNRSAFYRDLPSTAFYGFNRDGVEPIEAVIQNWWRQGMMGGAKAHYDGIVAFSQTDFTEDLKKITVPTLVMHGEDDQVVPFADAGPLSAELVQNGTLKAYPGFPHGMPTTEAATINADILEWLRS; encoded by the coding sequence ATGGGCACCATCACGACCTCTGACGGCACCGAGATCTTCTACAAGGACTGGGGCACGGGCCAGCCCATCGTCTTCAGTCACGGCTGGCCCCTGTCGGCCGACGACTGGGACACCCAGATGATGTTCTTCCTGGCGCAGGGCTACCGCGTCATCGCGCACGACCGCCGAGGCCACGGCCGCTCGACGCAGACCTCCGACGGCCACGACATGGACCACTACGCCGCCGACCTCCGCGCCCTCACCGAGCACCTCGACCTGCACGACGCGATCCACGTCGGACACTCGACCGGCGGCGGTGAGGTCGCCCACTACATCGGGCAGTACGGCGAGGACCGCGTCGCGCGCGCGATCCTGATCAGCGCGGTGCCCCCGATCATGGTCCAGACCGAGAGCAACCCGGGCGGCCTCCCCAAGAGCGTGTTCGACGGTCTGCAGGAGCAGGTCGCCACCAACCGCTCCGCCTTCTACCGAGACCTCCCGTCGACGGCGTTCTACGGCTTCAACCGCGACGGCGTCGAGCCGATCGAGGCCGTGATCCAGAACTGGTGGCGCCAGGGCATGATGGGCGGCGCCAAGGCGCACTACGACGGGATCGTCGCGTTCTCGCAGACCGACTTCACGGAAGACCTGAAGAAGATCACCGTGCCGACGCTGGTCATGCACGGGGAGGACGACCAGGTCGTCCCGTTCGCGGACGCCGGGCCGCTGTCCGCGGAGCTGGTGCAGAACGGCACCCTCAAGGCCTACCCGGGCTTCCCGCACGGCATGCCGACCACCGAGGCGGCGACCATCAACGCCGACATCCTGGAGTGGCTCCGCTCCTGA
- a CDS encoding peroxiredoxin-like family protein: protein MTVDSTAPESIAAQVAEFNDGFTAQIGPELSAVFDAEQTALREAGVPGDAVAAGDVLDTSVALQSPAGETVVLADALRGAGTVVVFYRGAWCPYCNLTLKTYQRDLLPILRERGLGLVAISPQNPEASELAVTNGELGFTVLSDPGNALSRSLGIVTEPTADARRAHTALGFDVADSNADATGDIPFPTVLVVDGDGRVVFADVHVDYTTRTEVDEIVAATEELAEKAA, encoded by the coding sequence ATGACAGTCGACAGCACCGCACCCGAGAGCATCGCCGCCCAGGTCGCCGAGTTCAACGACGGCTTCACCGCCCAGATCGGGCCGGAGCTCAGCGCCGTGTTCGACGCCGAGCAGACCGCCCTCCGCGAGGCCGGCGTCCCCGGCGACGCCGTCGCGGCCGGAGACGTGCTCGACACCTCTGTCGCCCTCCAGAGCCCGGCCGGCGAGACCGTCGTCCTGGCCGACGCGCTCCGGGGCGCCGGCACGGTCGTCGTCTTCTACCGCGGCGCCTGGTGCCCCTACTGCAACCTGACCCTCAAGACCTACCAGCGCGACCTCCTCCCGATCCTGCGCGAGCGCGGCCTCGGCCTGGTCGCGATCAGCCCGCAGAACCCCGAGGCGTCGGAGCTCGCCGTCACGAACGGCGAGCTCGGATTCACCGTCCTGTCCGACCCGGGCAACGCGCTCAGCCGATCGCTCGGCATCGTGACGGAGCCGACGGCCGACGCGCGCCGAGCCCACACCGCCCTCGGCTTCGACGTCGCCGACAGCAACGCCGACGCCACGGGCGACATCCCGTTCCCGACCGTCCTGGTCGTCGACGGCGACGGCCGCGTGGTCTTCGCCGACGTCCACGTCGACTACACGACCCGCACCGAGGTCGACGAGATCGTCGCCGCCACCGAGGAGCTGGCCGAGAAGGCCGCCTGA
- a CDS encoding MDR family MFS transporter, with protein sequence MSHTATEVAPDRLEGGPAMSHRQVLEALSGLLLGMFVAILASTVVSTSLPRIIGDLGGGESAYTWVVTSTLLATTVSTPVWGKLADLFNRKLLIQLSLAIFVLGSAAAGFSQNPGTLITFRVVQGLGAGGLTALSQIILADIISPRERGRYGGYFGAVMAVGTVGGPLFGGLLTDTLGWRWNFFVGVPFAIAAIILLQVTLKLRTLQRRKVSIDYLGIATLAGGVSLLLIWVTLAGKNFDWISPTSFAMIVGAAILLVGTVFVELRATEPIIPMTLFKNRTFTLAVIGSISVGVAMFGATVYLAQYMQLARGATPTQSGLLTIPMIGGLLIASTVGGALVTRTGRWKPIMITGSIALVVGLALMGTIQYDTPYVIVAVYMFVMGSGVGLVMQNLVLVVQNTTEPKNIGAASAGVAFFRSLGGALGVSVLGTVLGNRVTDLLGEKQTALTQAIGALGAKGAAVAKELSSGSIPAVSKLPDGVRQIIESAYGQAVANIFLIAAPIALLLVAALIFMPNKELTTKTVAERDTDEGPVAGSAEDVAGIGSVRTAASQPETRDRAPHS encoded by the coding sequence ATGTCACACACCGCGACCGAAGTCGCCCCCGACCGCCTCGAGGGCGGGCCGGCGATGTCCCACCGCCAGGTGCTCGAGGCCCTCTCCGGCCTCCTGCTCGGCATGTTCGTGGCGATCCTCGCCTCGACCGTCGTCAGCACCTCGCTGCCGCGCATCATCGGCGACCTCGGCGGCGGCGAGAGCGCCTACACCTGGGTCGTCACCTCGACGCTCCTCGCCACCACCGTCTCGACGCCGGTGTGGGGCAAGCTCGCCGACCTCTTCAACCGCAAGCTGCTGATCCAGCTCTCGCTCGCCATCTTCGTGCTCGGCTCGGCGGCGGCCGGCTTCTCGCAGAACCCCGGCACGCTGATCACCTTCCGCGTCGTGCAGGGCCTCGGCGCGGGCGGCCTCACCGCCCTGAGCCAGATCATCCTGGCCGACATCATCAGCCCGCGCGAGCGCGGTCGCTACGGCGGCTACTTCGGCGCCGTCATGGCGGTCGGCACCGTCGGCGGCCCCCTGTTCGGCGGTCTCCTCACCGACACGCTCGGCTGGCGCTGGAACTTCTTCGTGGGCGTCCCGTTCGCCATCGCGGCGATCATCCTGCTCCAGGTCACGCTCAAGCTCCGCACCCTGCAGAGGCGGAAGGTGTCGATCGACTACCTCGGCATCGCCACTCTGGCCGGCGGCGTCTCGCTGCTGCTCATCTGGGTGACCCTGGCCGGCAAGAACTTCGACTGGATCTCGCCGACGTCGTTCGCGATGATCGTGGGCGCCGCGATCCTGCTGGTCGGCACGGTCTTCGTCGAGCTCCGCGCGACCGAGCCGATCATCCCGATGACCCTCTTCAAGAACCGCACGTTCACCCTCGCGGTGATCGGCTCGATCTCGGTCGGCGTCGCCATGTTCGGCGCGACCGTCTACCTGGCGCAGTACATGCAGCTCGCCCGCGGCGCCACGCCCACCCAGTCCGGCCTCCTGACCATCCCGATGATCGGCGGCCTCCTCATCGCGTCCACCGTCGGCGGTGCTCTCGTGACCCGCACCGGCCGCTGGAAGCCGATCATGATCACCGGCTCGATCGCCCTGGTCGTCGGCCTCGCCCTGATGGGGACCATCCAGTACGACACCCCCTACGTGATCGTGGCCGTCTACATGTTCGTGATGGGCTCCGGCGTCGGTCTGGTGATGCAGAACCTGGTGCTCGTCGTGCAGAACACCACCGAGCCGAAGAACATCGGTGCCGCATCCGCCGGCGTCGCGTTCTTCCGCTCGCTCGGCGGCGCGCTCGGCGTCTCGGTGCTCGGGACGGTCCTCGGCAACCGCGTCACCGACCTCCTCGGCGAGAAGCAGACCGCACTGACGCAGGCCATCGGCGCTCTCGGCGCGAAGGGAGCCGCAGTCGCGAAGGAGCTCTCCTCCGGCAGCATCCCCGCCGTCAGCAAGCTCCCCGACGGCGTCCGCCAGATCATCGAGTCGGCCTACGGGCAGGCGGTCGCGAACATCTTCCTGATCGCCGCACCGATCGCCCTCCTGCTGGTCGCCGCCCTGATCTTCATGCCGAACAAGGAGCTCACGACGAAGACCGTCGCCGAGCGCGACACCGACGAGGGCCCGGTCGCAGGATCCGCGGAGGACGTCGCCGGCATCGGCTCGGTGCGCACCGCGGCCTCCCAGCCGGAGACGAGGGATCGTGCTCCACACTCGTGA
- a CDS encoding MarR family winged helix-turn-helix transcriptional regulator, whose amino-acid sequence MTSEGARPAERDETTTEARLDALERQFGVMFEAFRQRQREQALMIDPALQPTGLRTVAALVYGGPTGAGPLADLLGYDKSVLSRQLHQLEELGLVTREQDPSDRRAVIISATPEAVARILAIRGHDRDAFRARLSTWPRADLDDLTRLLTALYSR is encoded by the coding sequence ATGACGAGCGAGGGCGCGCGGCCGGCGGAGCGCGACGAGACCACGACCGAGGCCAGGCTCGACGCGCTCGAGCGGCAGTTCGGCGTGATGTTCGAGGCCTTCCGGCAGCGGCAGCGCGAACAGGCGCTGATGATCGACCCCGCGCTGCAGCCCACGGGCCTCCGGACCGTCGCCGCTCTCGTCTACGGCGGTCCGACCGGCGCCGGCCCCCTGGCCGACCTCCTCGGCTACGACAAGAGCGTCCTCAGCCGGCAGCTCCACCAGCTGGAGGAGCTCGGGCTGGTGACCCGCGAGCAGGATCCGTCCGACCGTCGCGCCGTCATCATCAGCGCGACGCCCGAGGCCGTGGCCCGCATCCTGGCCATCCGGGGCCACGACCGCGACGCGTTCCGAGCCCGCCTGTCGACCTGGCCCCGAGCCGATCTCGACGACCTCACGCGGCTGCTCACGGCGCTCTACAGCCGCTGA
- a CDS encoding glycosyltransferase family 2 protein: MSQRQAAAEPAPRRIVSLDLDSEAPDLTAASGGSETVMLVGCRGGVPVGAVDLELTSDPAEGRRGLDRLRGLPVAEPLPVVPDGRLPSITVVVPTIVGRDDELRLLCAGLLAVDYPDAEFLLVDNRVAVPSGDILPSIAADHPGIRIVTERVPGISAARNAGIAAARGEVVVFTDDDVQVDPGWLRAIGTRFASDPAIDVVTGLILPAELDTPAQIWFEQYYGGFAGERSFSPKLIEAVPGLPRPLRAARLVARDDAGAEITRFALYGVGAFGAGANMGFRRTALDREGGFDPALGTGTPTRGGEDLAMLISIIWTGGRLAFEPRAVVHHRHRRTLPELERQLFGYGLGFTACMTSLVLADPRHLLAVAWQLPPAIRSLTTDKVLRLVTRPRRGPGSLSADALGAADAVDPEATRSPRLEADSYPLSLARHELRGYPRGPLAYLRSRRRHRRLSR; this comes from the coding sequence GTGTCCCAGCGACAAGCCGCAGCAGAGCCCGCACCGCGGCGGATCGTCTCGCTCGACCTCGACTCCGAGGCGCCCGACCTCACGGCAGCGTCCGGCGGGTCCGAGACCGTGATGCTCGTCGGCTGCCGGGGCGGCGTCCCGGTGGGCGCCGTCGACCTGGAGCTGACCTCCGATCCTGCGGAGGGCCGCCGCGGTCTCGACCGCCTGCGCGGGCTGCCGGTGGCCGAGCCGCTGCCTGTCGTGCCGGACGGCCGTCTCCCGTCGATCACGGTCGTCGTCCCGACGATCGTCGGCCGCGACGACGAGCTGCGTCTCCTCTGCGCGGGCCTCCTCGCCGTCGACTACCCCGACGCAGAGTTCCTCCTGGTCGACAACCGGGTCGCCGTGCCGAGCGGCGACATCCTGCCGTCCATCGCGGCCGACCATCCGGGCATCCGGATCGTGACGGAGCGCGTGCCGGGCATCTCGGCGGCGCGGAACGCCGGCATCGCAGCCGCCCGCGGCGAGGTCGTCGTGTTCACGGACGACGACGTGCAGGTCGATCCGGGCTGGCTCCGGGCCATCGGCACCCGCTTCGCGTCCGACCCGGCGATCGACGTGGTGACGGGGCTGATCCTGCCCGCGGAGCTCGACACCCCGGCCCAGATCTGGTTCGAGCAGTACTACGGCGGCTTCGCGGGGGAGCGCTCCTTCAGCCCGAAGCTCATCGAGGCGGTGCCGGGCCTCCCGCGTCCGCTCCGGGCCGCCCGACTCGTCGCCCGCGACGACGCCGGCGCCGAGATCACGCGGTTCGCCCTCTACGGCGTCGGCGCCTTCGGAGCCGGCGCCAACATGGGCTTCCGCCGCACCGCGCTCGACCGCGAGGGCGGGTTCGACCCGGCCCTCGGCACCGGCACCCCGACGCGAGGGGGCGAAGACCTCGCCATGCTCATCTCGATCATCTGGACGGGCGGCAGGCTCGCGTTCGAGCCGCGGGCCGTCGTGCACCACCGGCACCGTCGCACGCTGCCCGAGCTCGAGAGGCAGCTCTTCGGCTACGGGCTCGGCTTCACCGCGTGCATGACCTCGCTGGTCCTCGCCGACCCGCGGCACCTCCTCGCGGTCGCCTGGCAGCTGCCCCCGGCGATCCGGAGCCTGACCACCGACAAGGTGCTGCGCCTCGTCACCCGCCCGAGGCGCGGCCCCGGGTCGCTCTCGGCCGACGCGCTCGGCGCCGCGGACGCGGTCGACCCCGAGGCGACCCGGTCACCGCGCCTCGAGGCCGACTCGTATCCGCTGTCGCTGGCGCGGCACGAGCTCCGCGGCTACCCGCGCGGCCCGCTGGCCTACCTCAGGAGCCGGAGACGCCACCGCCGGCTGTCGCGCTGA
- a CDS encoding alpha/beta hydrolase family protein, whose protein sequence is MQNVTHTWLAGGAVLAALHLPEGGASVGVVVCPPLGQDHIVGYRTLRHLADELARGGLGALRFDYPGHGDSAVAMPDDTLEAGAALAAAALRDAGCTRIVYLGLGSGALAASAAAAADESAAGLVLWDPVPSGRQWLRRQKSFYTLALGDDAVAAEDGTVVLIGVELPETAAEHIAALDFDPALADRMHVLVARREGAAGAVPKALRGVEGRLAVIEVPGHEESLDASSVTATIPAESVRRVAAWLTAAYAPAGGSDPGAATPPAFRPETAVTFSGDDDSEGGVAITETLVRVGPDRLFGIETRPLDAAPDAPAVILHSGSSEHRIGATRYQVLLARRLAAHGVRVLRVDRRGTGETGDVSPDEANLLFSREWIEDGDAAVDHLGLPSDRVGIVGMCVGGWVGLQGRPGTTRFISVLAPNDYRRNPVQPGFFAEHHGLDDVPVVSVSDRARRAARHLVNRAVAVAKVRAPYPALVAAASRGWIRLAEPVLRPALSAGTDVLLYLSPGDREIFEAHGGPKASRRLATASGHLTIVNRDSGDHSLFGPGIRTDAVDWVVDETLREFGLSATAGGGVSGS, encoded by the coding sequence ATGCAGAACGTCACCCACACCTGGCTCGCCGGCGGCGCCGTGCTCGCGGCACTCCACCTGCCCGAGGGCGGCGCCTCCGTCGGCGTCGTCGTCTGCCCGCCGCTCGGGCAGGACCACATCGTCGGCTACCGCACCCTGCGGCACCTCGCCGACGAGCTGGCCCGCGGCGGCCTCGGCGCCCTGCGCTTCGACTACCCGGGCCACGGCGACTCCGCCGTCGCGATGCCCGACGACACGCTCGAGGCCGGTGCGGCTCTCGCGGCGGCAGCACTCCGCGACGCAGGATGCACGCGGATCGTCTACCTCGGCCTCGGCAGCGGCGCCCTGGCGGCGTCCGCCGCCGCGGCGGCAGACGAGTCGGCCGCGGGTCTCGTCCTCTGGGACCCGGTGCCGTCCGGCCGCCAGTGGCTCCGCCGGCAGAAGTCGTTCTACACGCTCGCCCTCGGCGACGACGCAGTGGCGGCCGAGGACGGCACCGTGGTGCTCATCGGGGTCGAGCTCCCGGAGACGGCGGCCGAGCACATCGCCGCCCTCGACTTCGATCCTGCGCTGGCAGACCGCATGCACGTGCTCGTCGCCCGCCGCGAGGGCGCAGCCGGAGCCGTTCCGAAGGCCCTCCGCGGGGTCGAGGGCCGGCTCGCTGTGATCGAGGTGCCCGGGCACGAGGAGTCGCTCGACGCCTCCAGCGTGACGGCCACGATCCCGGCGGAGAGCGTGCGGCGCGTGGCCGCCTGGCTCACCGCCGCCTACGCCCCGGCGGGCGGGTCCGACCCCGGCGCCGCGACCCCGCCGGCGTTCCGCCCCGAGACCGCCGTCACCTTCAGCGGCGACGACGACAGCGAGGGCGGCGTCGCCATCACCGAGACGCTCGTCCGCGTCGGCCCGGACCGCCTCTTCGGCATCGAGACCCGGCCGCTCGACGCCGCCCCCGACGCCCCGGCCGTGATCCTGCACAGCGGCTCCTCCGAGCACCGCATCGGAGCGACCCGCTACCAGGTGCTCCTCGCGCGGCGCCTCGCGGCCCACGGCGTGCGCGTCCTGCGCGTCGACCGCCGCGGCACCGGCGAGACCGGCGACGTCTCGCCCGACGAGGCGAACCTGCTCTTCTCGCGGGAGTGGATCGAGGACGGCGACGCGGCCGTCGACCACCTCGGGCTCCCGAGCGACCGGGTCGGGATCGTCGGCATGTGCGTGGGCGGCTGGGTCGGGCTCCAGGGGCGTCCGGGGACGACCCGCTTCATCAGCGTCCTGGCGCCCAACGACTACCGGCGGAACCCGGTGCAGCCCGGCTTCTTCGCCGAGCATCACGGCCTCGACGACGTCCCCGTCGTGTCGGTCTCCGACCGGGCGCGGCGGGCGGCGCGCCACCTCGTGAACCGCGCCGTCGCCGTCGCCAAGGTGCGCGCGCCGTACCCGGCCCTGGTCGCGGCGGCCTCGCGCGGCTGGATCCGGCTCGCCGAGCCCGTCCTGCGGCCCGCTCTGTCGGCCGGGACCGACGTCCTGCTCTACCTGTCGCCCGGCGACCGGGAGATCTTCGAGGCGCACGGCGGCCCGAAGGCGTCCCGGCGACTCGCGACGGCGTCCGGGCACCTCACCATCGTGAACCGCGACTCCGGCGACCACTCGCTGTTCGGACCGGGCATCCGGACCGACGCCGTCGACTGGGTCGTCGACGAGACCCTGCGCGAGTTCGGCCTCAGCGCGACAGCCGGCGGTGGCGTCTCCGGCTCCTGA
- a CDS encoding phosphoketolase family protein yields MTDTTELRLVDTWWRAANYLTVGQIYLLDNPLLEEPLAPEHIKPRLLGHWGTSPGLNFVYAHLNRVIVRDDRKLLYVCGPGHGGPAMVANAWLDGTYSELYPEVSRDKAGMQRLFRQFSFPGGIPSHDAPNVPGSINEGGELGYSLSHAYGAVLDNPDLVAVCVVGDGEAETGPLATSWHANKLIDAAHDGAVLPILHLNGYKIANPTILARIGEDELLDLFRGYGYDPVVVAGGFDGEDPMLVHARMAEALDASLQRIDAAQEAARSDADTSRPAWPMIILRTPKGWTGPKTVDGHAVENSWRSHQVPLSAVRENPEHLEQLEEWMRSYDPIALFGEGGEPTAELAELKPHGDARMSATPFANGGRIRSDLRLSDFRDHAVDTAGSRTVSASATRGFGRWLADIVRDNPSTFRLFGPDETVSNRLDAVFEVTKRVWAAEILPNDQDLAHTGRVTEVLSEHLLQGLLEGYLLTGRHGLLNTYEAFVHIVDSMFNQHAKWLEATSDIEWRRPISSFVYLLSSHVWRQDHNGFSHQDPGFLDVVVNKQAKLVRISLAPDANTLLAVMDQALRDVDTVQVVIAGKQEQQAWLSMEEAEEHVRQGAGVWEWAGTPGEEGRDPADLPDVVLACAGDVPTLETVAAADLIRHELPSVKVRVVNVVDLMKLQDQREHPHGFTDDRFDELFTRDRPVVFDFHGYPSLVHQLTYRRHNHDNIHVRGFQEKGTTTTPFDMAMLNDIDRYKLVLDVLEYVPGLSERYPDARASLQARRREAREYAYTQGEDHPDITGWEFSGQG; encoded by the coding sequence ATGACCGACACGACCGAGCTGCGCCTGGTCGACACCTGGTGGCGGGCGGCCAACTACCTCACGGTGGGGCAGATCTACCTGCTCGACAACCCGCTCCTCGAGGAACCCCTCGCACCGGAGCACATCAAGCCGAGGCTCCTCGGCCACTGGGGCACCTCCCCCGGGCTCAACTTCGTCTACGCGCACCTCAACCGCGTGATCGTCCGCGACGACCGGAAGCTCCTCTACGTCTGCGGCCCGGGGCACGGCGGCCCCGCGATGGTGGCGAACGCCTGGCTCGACGGCACCTACTCGGAGCTCTACCCCGAGGTGTCGCGCGACAAGGCGGGGATGCAGAGGCTGTTCCGCCAGTTCTCGTTCCCCGGCGGCATCCCCTCGCACGACGCCCCGAACGTCCCCGGCTCGATCAACGAGGGCGGCGAGCTCGGCTACTCGCTCTCGCACGCCTACGGCGCCGTCCTCGACAACCCCGACCTGGTCGCGGTGTGCGTCGTCGGCGACGGCGAGGCCGAGACGGGGCCGCTCGCGACGAGCTGGCACGCGAACAAGCTGATCGACGCGGCGCACGACGGGGCGGTCCTGCCGATCCTGCATCTGAACGGGTACAAGATCGCGAACCCGACGATCCTGGCGCGGATCGGCGAGGACGAGCTCCTCGACCTGTTCCGGGGCTACGGCTACGACCCGGTCGTCGTCGCGGGCGGCTTCGACGGCGAGGACCCGATGCTGGTCCACGCCCGGATGGCCGAGGCGCTCGACGCCTCGCTCCAGAGGATCGACGCCGCGCAGGAGGCCGCCCGCTCGGACGCGGACACCTCTCGGCCGGCCTGGCCGATGATCATCCTGCGGACCCCGAAGGGCTGGACCGGGCCGAAGACCGTCGACGGCCACGCCGTCGAGAACAGCTGGCGGTCGCACCAGGTTCCGCTGTCGGCCGTCCGCGAGAACCCCGAGCACCTCGAGCAGCTCGAGGAGTGGATGCGCTCGTACGACCCGATCGCCCTGTTCGGCGAGGGCGGCGAGCCGACCGCCGAGCTGGCGGAGCTCAAGCCGCACGGCGACGCGAGGATGAGCGCCACCCCGTTCGCCAACGGCGGCCGCATCCGCTCCGACCTCCGGCTCTCGGACTTCCGCGACCACGCCGTCGACACGGCAGGATCGCGCACGGTCAGCGCCTCCGCGACCCGCGGCTTCGGCCGGTGGCTGGCCGACATCGTCCGCGACAACCCGTCGACGTTCCGGCTGTTCGGACCCGACGAGACCGTCTCGAACCGCCTCGACGCGGTCTTCGAGGTCACGAAGCGCGTCTGGGCGGCCGAGATCCTGCCGAACGACCAGGATCTCGCGCACACCGGCCGCGTCACCGAGGTGCTGAGCGAGCACCTGCTGCAGGGCCTGCTCGAGGGCTACCTGCTGACCGGTCGGCACGGCCTGCTCAACACCTACGAGGCCTTCGTCCACATCGTCGACTCGATGTTCAACCAGCACGCGAAGTGGCTGGAGGCGACGAGCGACATCGAGTGGCGCCGCCCGATCTCGTCGTTCGTCTACCTGCTCTCGTCGCACGTCTGGCGCCAGGACCACAACGGCTTCTCGCACCAGGACCCCGGGTTCCTCGACGTGGTCGTCAACAAGCAGGCGAAATTGGTCAGGATCTCGCTCGCCCCCGACGCGAACACGCTGCTCGCGGTCATGGACCAGGCCCTCCGCGACGTCGACACGGTCCAGGTCGTCATCGCCGGCAAGCAGGAGCAGCAGGCCTGGCTGTCGATGGAGGAGGCCGAGGAGCACGTCCGGCAGGGGGCCGGGGTGTGGGAGTGGGCCGGGACCCCGGGCGAGGAGGGCCGCGATCCTGCCGACCTGCCCGACGTCGTCCTCGCCTGCGCCGGCGACGTCCCGACGCTCGAGACGGTGGCCGCGGCCGACCTCATCCGGCACGAGCTGCCGTCGGTGAAGGTCCGCGTGGTGAACGTCGTCGACCTGATGAAGCTGCAGGATCAGCGCGAGCACCCGCACGGCTTCACCGACGACCGCTTCGACGAGCTCTTCACCCGCGACCGCCCGGTGGTCTTCGACTTCCACGGCTACCCGTCGCTCGTGCACCAGCTCACCTACCGCCGGCACAACCACGACAACATCCACGTGCGCGGCTTCCAGGAGAAGGGGACCACCACGACGCCCTTCGACATGGCGATGCTGAACGACATCGACCGCTACAAGCTGGTGCTCGACGTGCTGGAGTACGTCCCGGGGCTGTCGGAGCGCTATCCCGACGCCCGGGCGTCGCTGCAGGCCAGGCGCCGGGAGGCGCGGGAGTACGCGTACACGCAGGGCGAGGACCACCCCGACATCACCGGGTGGGAGTTCTCCGGCCAGGGCTGA